A genome region from Chengkuizengella sp. SCS-71B includes the following:
- a CDS encoding TlpA disulfide reductase family protein: MRKWIISALLLSVAIIGILVFNGEEEARSVALRNKMFAEIGGEAPTFTLKTLQNNEIYKFDNDLDKPMIINFWASWCGPCKLEAPELVKLYDKYQPDIEIVAINITAEDSLKSAKKFAETYGFQFPVLMDEDAEVSDAYIVQAIPTTYFIDKDGMIVDKVLGSVEPEVLEKKLKGLID; the protein is encoded by the coding sequence ATGAGGAAATGGATCATTAGCGCACTCTTACTAAGCGTGGCCATCATAGGCATACTTGTTTTTAATGGAGAAGAGGAGGCTCGAAGTGTAGCATTAAGAAATAAAATGTTTGCAGAAATTGGAGGAGAGGCCCCAACATTTACTTTAAAAACGCTACAAAATAATGAGATTTACAAATTTGACAATGATTTGGATAAACCAATGATTATTAATTTTTGGGCATCATGGTGTGGTCCTTGTAAATTAGAAGCACCTGAGCTTGTGAAATTGTACGACAAGTATCAACCAGACATAGAAATTGTTGCAATAAATATTACCGCAGAGGACTCATTAAAAAGTGCCAAAAAATTTGCAGAAACATATGGATTCCAATTTCCTGTATTGATGGATGAAGATGCAGAGGTTTCTGATGCATATATTGTACAAGCCATTCCAACTACGTATTTTATTGATAAGGATGGGATGATTGTAGATAAAGTGCTTGGGTCAGTTGAACCTGAAGTATTAGAAAAAAAATTAAAAGGGTTGATTGATTAA
- a CDS encoding fibronectin type III domain-containing protein, translating into MNANLSDLTVSKGTLNPSFDPEKIDYEVSVANDITSITVTPTTEHEKANATIEGSPSDLKVGDNTIKVIVTAEDGTTTKEYTLIVTREKTVPSAPTNVTVIGGKGEIEVKFTTPADNGGSEITGYKVTSSSGITKTGTESPIIVDDLEDGTEYSFTVIAMNSEGSSEASVEVSAITVPAEPGVINVMEGNKQVNLTWAEIKGATQYKVYQSTTSGNYGEAMGTVSSPLYDVKNLTNGTGYFFVVTAINESGESDESEEVNATPKTVPTAPTNITATAGKNGKVTVQFTPPTDDGGSEITGYEVSALPGNIKEIGTESPMTITGLSNGTNYSFTVKAINSVGKSEASEESNAVSPRSTSSGGSNNGGSNDDNTKDEAEEEITTEKELTTEEKFEVLKALDIFSGYSDGLPHLEDQMTREQAAKIIVLLFGLDLTDSAQDAHFTDVNKERWSYKYIEAASKAGITNGVGNGQFNPTGNITYEQVIKMLVEGYASVKGLEIDEAGQENTGYVSDWAEKYVVAAIQWEFIEDRENYRLNATREFLVEIAYTMVQILHEK; encoded by the coding sequence ATGAATGCAAACTTAAGTGACTTAACCGTAAGTAAAGGCACATTAAACCCATCATTCGATCCGGAAAAAATAGATTATGAAGTATCTGTAGCCAACGATATAACATCCATTACAGTTACACCAACAACAGAACATGAAAAAGCAAACGCAACGATAGAGGGAAGTCCAAGTGATCTAAAAGTGGGTGACAATACGATCAAAGTCATCGTCACCGCAGAAGATGGAACAACAACGAAAGAATACACCCTTATAGTCACAAGAGAAAAAACAGTCCCATCTGCTCCAACCAATGTCACAGTAATAGGCGGAAAAGGTGAGATTGAGGTTAAATTTACAACTCCTGCCGATAATGGAGGAAGTGAAATCACTGGATATAAGGTGACATCCTCATCTGGAATCACGAAAACAGGAACAGAAAGTCCGATTATCGTAGATGATCTTGAGGATGGAACGGAATATAGCTTTACTGTAATAGCTATGAATAGTGAGGGCAGCAGTGAAGCATCCGTCGAGGTCTCTGCCATCACCGTACCAGCAGAGCCTGGGGTCATAAACGTGATGGAAGGCAACAAGCAAGTAAACCTAACGTGGGCTGAGATCAAAGGTGCGACACAATATAAAGTATACCAAAGCACCACATCTGGCAATTATGGCGAAGCGATGGGCACAGTAAGCAGTCCATTATATGATGTGAAAAACCTAACGAATGGCACCGGTTATTTCTTTGTGGTGACAGCGATCAATGAAAGTGGAGAGAGTGATGAGTCGGAGGAAGTGAATGCTACACCGAAAACCGTTCCAACGGCTCCTACCAATATCACAGCAACAGCAGGGAAAAATGGGAAAGTGACCGTTCAATTTACACCGCCAACAGATGATGGAGGAAGTGAAATAACCGGTTATGAAGTCTCAGCTTTACCTGGGAACATCAAGGAGATTGGAACAGAGAGCCCGATGACCATTACCGGTCTTTCTAATGGCACGAATTACTCCTTTACGGTCAAAGCCATCAATAGCGTAGGTAAAAGTGAAGCTTCAGAGGAGTCGAATGCTGTGAGTCCACGGTCAACTTCTAGTGGAGGAAGTAACAACGGTGGTAGCAACGATGACAATACTAAGGATGAAGCGGAAGAAGAAATAACCACTGAAAAAGAATTAACGACAGAAGAAAAGTTTGAAGTATTAAAAGCATTAGATATCTTTAGTGGTTATTCAGATGGTTTACCGCATCTAGAAGATCAAATGACAAGAGAACAAGCAGCTAAAATTATTGTTTTACTATTTGGATTGGATCTAACAGACTCCGCCCAAGATGCTCACTTTACAGATGTTAACAAAGAACGTTGGTCCTATAAATATATCGAAGCAGCATCCAAAGCAGGTATTACAAATGGAGTAGGCAACGGTCAATTTAACCCAACTGGAAATATCACTTATGAACAGGTTATTAAAATGTTGGTAGAAGGATATGCTTCTGTGAAAGGATTAGAAATAGACGAGGCTGGACAAGAGAATACTGGGTATGTAAGTGACTGGGCTGAGAAATATGTGGTTGCAGCGATACAGTGGGAGTTTATAGAAGATCGAGAGAATTATAGGTTGAACGCAACACGTGAATTCTTAGTTGAAATAGCATACACCATGGTTCAAATCCTTCATGAAAAGTAA
- a CDS encoding M23 family metallopeptidase, which produces MRKKMTSLLLGLILSASMASNSFAAAYTVNSDDVLWKIADRYSLTVSELKSLNNLSSDEIFPGQSLIVSKDNNQYTVKANDTMWIISQRLGIKTQILIDANPQISNPNSLIIGQTIYIPSSSSNSNSNSNNQVESGKKSIFADGMFPLKAGTYESYVNSYGDGRNYNPSGTGTRSHEGIDIMANKGTAIYSALNGKVVKYGWSQYGGWMLAIQVDDSTIFYYAHMSGYANGMGIGAEVKRGQIIGYVGSTGYGPKGTSGKFENHLHFGIYTLPNWSSIDPYPYLKNWE; this is translated from the coding sequence ATGAGGAAAAAAATGACATCATTACTATTGGGGCTTATTTTAAGCGCTTCCATGGCAAGTAACTCTTTTGCTGCAGCATATACAGTAAATTCAGATGATGTTTTGTGGAAAATAGCAGATCGTTATTCACTTACGGTATCTGAACTAAAATCATTAAATAACCTCTCCTCGGATGAAATTTTTCCTGGGCAATCGTTGATAGTTTCAAAAGATAACAATCAGTATACAGTAAAAGCGAATGATACGATGTGGATTATCTCACAAAGACTAGGAATTAAGACACAAATTTTAATAGATGCCAATCCTCAAATTTCAAATCCTAACAGTTTAATCATCGGGCAAACGATTTATATTCCAAGTTCAAGCTCAAATTCCAACTCAAATTCAAACAATCAGGTCGAATCTGGAAAAAAAAGCATTTTTGCAGATGGTATGTTTCCCCTAAAAGCAGGTACATATGAAAGTTATGTAAATAGTTATGGTGATGGGAGAAACTATAATCCTAGTGGAACCGGAACTCGCAGTCATGAAGGGATAGATATTATGGCGAATAAGGGGACAGCAATCTATAGTGCATTAAATGGAAAGGTAGTTAAATATGGATGGAGCCAATATGGTGGCTGGATGCTGGCTATTCAAGTAGATGATTCTACTATATTCTATTATGCTCACATGTCCGGTTATGCTAATGGTATGGGAATAGGTGCCGAAGTGAAAAGAGGACAAATCATTGGTTATGTTGGAAGTACAGGTTACGGTCCTAAAGGGACATCAGGAAAATTTGAAAACCACCTACATTTTGGTATATATACACTGCCAAACTGGAGTTCAATAGATCCTTATCCATATCTTAAAAATTGGGAATAA
- a CDS encoding S-layer homology domain-containing protein: MKKIISILLTFAMFFSMVSYISAVDELTVEEKFDVLRGKGVFDGYGDCLPHLDDDMLREQAAKVITLLFILNPSEPPETGTYSDVKIEGNWAYPYIEVGTAAGIIDGIGKGLFDPKNNVTKEQFAKLLVVGYAKYKGLEIDESGYVGPSVSGWAQKYVAQALEWKLINEQEDYKIDGDRNFLVDSAYETYIALDIQPNLELPHVVDYKDATMTGVTLIFSEDIEVNDDYFKNYFHTCNAYPVDEKDKEQGEISIDGNELKLTFKENKFPEGKVYIYIKKGSVNDLMGDLNDFIVVEIEVKKIKVTTSPSRTTPEPEPEPSDPIEKPILNPNSDYVNGNNVKFLNHSSLFEQQSQQSPEYGSTTIKNNDDNDTVQLVISTDADPTDGLEGLEDEDDNRTIIIESNVSPEGVIALSYMYFDITGEAPLFEECGGQQQCSYSLEDVYYVYAIDVEDPNNISEKADHTISANLLVNSEDTVFVFNKEVMDSFPFSYWEYRGNPNQDIEIILTHNSGEEKTSSVDQSVWIEIDLRGWADGIYDISVKIGEDKTIQTDESITIDTQVAQPILNDNGDNVTVTINNRTSLSTTVGLDDYSEYGVDLLLSSDDDPTDSLGLENQYIIALDIIEGGNYTIDYSRDDLFKDKVGEEYYVYAIDEAGNISEPADKTIYVDTVAPNDLNNGVPMDVNDSDLNDVYYDVTEKKLVFKNLENNVKEVEVTNSGTTLKKDVNSNEVEFDFSNAIDPNATVVLIDSVGNESGETELTITPIVIP, from the coding sequence ATGAAAAAAATCATATCAATATTACTGACATTTGCCATGTTTTTTTCAATGGTATCTTATATTTCAGCAGTGGATGAGTTAACAGTAGAAGAGAAATTTGATGTGTTGAGAGGAAAAGGTGTTTTTGATGGTTATGGTGATTGTTTACCTCATTTAGATGATGATATGTTACGTGAGCAAGCGGCGAAAGTAATTACGTTATTATTTATACTTAATCCGTCAGAACCCCCAGAAACAGGAACCTATTCGGATGTGAAAATCGAAGGGAACTGGGCATATCCCTATATCGAAGTAGGGACTGCTGCTGGAATTATTGATGGAATCGGAAAAGGTTTATTTGATCCTAAAAATAATGTAACCAAGGAACAATTTGCAAAATTATTGGTTGTAGGGTATGCGAAATACAAAGGTTTAGAAATTGATGAATCTGGCTATGTGGGTCCAAGTGTAAGTGGATGGGCGCAAAAATATGTAGCTCAAGCGTTAGAGTGGAAATTAATCAATGAACAAGAGGATTACAAAATCGATGGAGACCGTAATTTCTTAGTTGATTCTGCTTATGAAACATATATCGCACTTGATATCCAACCTAATTTAGAACTACCACATGTTGTTGATTATAAAGATGCAACAATGACAGGTGTCACTCTAATTTTTAGTGAAGATATTGAAGTAAATGATGATTATTTTAAAAACTACTTCCATACGTGTAATGCATACCCGGTTGATGAAAAAGATAAAGAACAAGGTGAGATTTCAATCGATGGGAATGAATTGAAGCTCACTTTTAAAGAAAATAAATTCCCAGAAGGTAAAGTATATATTTATATTAAAAAAGGATCTGTAAATGACTTAATGGGTGATTTAAATGATTTTATAGTAGTTGAAATTGAAGTGAAAAAGATTAAAGTCACTACTTCTCCTTCACGAACTACGCCAGAACCAGAACCAGAACCATCTGATCCAATCGAAAAACCAATATTAAATCCAAATAGCGATTATGTAAATGGAAATAACGTAAAGTTTTTGAATCATTCTTCCTTATTTGAGCAACAATCGCAACAATCTCCTGAATATGGTTCAACAACAATTAAAAATAATGATGATAATGATACAGTTCAGCTTGTGATAAGTACAGATGCAGACCCTACGGATGGGTTAGAGGGACTAGAAGATGAAGATGATAATAGAACAATCATCATTGAATCCAATGTATCTCCAGAAGGAGTAATTGCTCTTTCATATATGTACTTTGATATAACAGGCGAGGCTCCTTTATTTGAAGAATGTGGTGGACAACAACAATGTTCTTATAGTTTAGAAGATGTCTATTATGTTTACGCCATCGATGTTGAAGACCCTAATAATATTTCTGAAAAAGCAGATCATACCATTAGTGCAAATCTATTAGTGAATTCTGAAGATACTGTTTTTGTTTTTAATAAAGAGGTTATGGATTCATTCCCGTTCTCTTATTGGGAATATAGAGGGAATCCAAATCAAGATATAGAAATCATTTTGACTCACAACTCTGGTGAAGAAAAAACATCAAGTGTTGATCAATCTGTATGGATTGAAATTGATTTAAGAGGTTGGGCTGATGGCATATATGATATTTCTGTAAAAATCGGGGAGGATAAAACAATTCAAACAGATGAAAGTATAACAATAGATACCCAAGTAGCCCAACCCATTTTAAATGATAACGGTGATAATGTTACTGTTACTATTAATAATAGAACTTCATTATCCACAACAGTTGGGCTCGATGATTATTCAGAATATGGAGTAGATCTACTGTTATCTTCAGATGATGATCCAACTGACAGTCTCGGTTTAGAAAATCAGTATATTATAGCTTTAGATATAATAGAAGGTGGAAATTATACTATAGATTATAGTAGAGATGATTTATTTAAGGATAAAGTTGGTGAGGAGTACTACGTATATGCAATTGATGAAGCTGGAAACATTTCAGAGCCAGCAGATAAAACGATTTATGTAGATACTGTAGCACCAAATGACTTAAATAATGGAGTACCAATGGATGTCAATGATTCTGATTTGAATGATGTGTATTATGATGTAACAGAAAAAAAATTAGTATTTAAAAATTTAGAAAACAATGTAAAAGAAGTTGAAGTGACAAATTCAGGGACTACCCTTAAGAAAGATGTCAATTCAAATGAAGTAGAGTTTGATTTTAGCAATGCAATTGATCCAAATGCTACTGTTGTATTAATTGATTCTGTAGGGAACGAGTCAGGAGAAACAGAATTAACAATCACTCCAATAGTTATTCCTTGA
- a CDS encoding ATP-binding protein, giving the protein MKTKLAAVLLLLLIALTIFGVLTLLISPPNQDTPTAENGVLNLSEWDFKEDGNIPLVGEWEFYPYQLLEPIDFDESKQGELKPYIVPVPEPYWTSYDLDGETMDAIGVATYRVKIKMEGNSQTFGIKTDILHGTKLFVNGELIADNPISSPRLPYVRYATMNSGVNEIILQVENKAFALGGGIYISLKFGTQEQISSLRDSLVMNNWITISIFLIMGLYFIGLYGQWNNDIFLLFFSIYCLAMGVYYAVNGEAVWFMVFPDTPIWLMPRLRYVSYMAAHLSLILYIYTYFKHVSSKRLVWFVVAVGVAIIIYEILFPRNIPSWMLIVTYVYMFISMMYATYVMCLAFLQKMEGAVYLIVGSVAMSIPMLKQYFLVTVGVENFILSFPFEPFVLLLMFALLMSLRYSNAFKRNTQLSEELLKVDQVKDEFLAKTSHELRTPLHGIINISSFLLEEEKGRMSKKYNENLSLIHDTSLKLSNLVNDLIDVTRLRNGEFRLQSTTVDLKVSTQIVLDVLAFEIKGKPIQLISNIKDSVFVVADENRLRQILYNLIYNAIKHTEHGEIIITSKPVDNKVYLYVEDTGIGIPEEKQEEVFGYFEQLDQLSPQDGYQSMGLGLYISRQLINKMNGEIRVDWSEVGQGTRVAFTLPKAEYSEQKGSEDTRAQPHISSNSSPLPQHDFDSVQAYDQTILIVDDESTNIQVLLNLLSKQGYNVITAFSGKEALRKMEKYHDIDLAILDVMMPVMSGIELCRAIRETHSLLELPILFATAKDRSEDIELGFKAGANDYITKPFDSHTILARIQTLLSMKTSMEEAFHNEMAFLQAQIKPHFLYNAMSNIISCCYTDGHKAARLLNHLSQYLRVIYSTNHKTMFIPLHREMDLIKAYVEIEKARFDRFDFSYQMAEGLEDVIVPSLCIQPFVENAIRHGLFKKKGKGQVTLTILEKEESIEVVIEDNGVGMRDDILKQFEQGEINNSGIGMTNIKKRLESISESFIKVNSVIDQGSKVTLRLPKMI; this is encoded by the coding sequence ATGAAAACTAAATTAGCGGCTGTACTGCTACTATTATTAATAGCATTAACCATCTTCGGAGTGTTGACTCTGCTTATATCTCCACCTAACCAAGATACTCCTACTGCAGAAAATGGGGTATTGAACTTATCAGAATGGGATTTTAAAGAGGACGGGAATATACCCCTTGTTGGAGAATGGGAGTTTTATCCCTATCAATTATTAGAGCCTATTGATTTTGATGAAAGCAAGCAAGGTGAGTTAAAACCTTATATTGTTCCTGTTCCTGAGCCGTATTGGACAAGTTATGATCTTGATGGTGAAACCATGGATGCCATTGGGGTAGCAACCTATCGAGTAAAAATCAAAATGGAAGGAAATAGTCAGACATTTGGTATCAAAACTGACATATTACATGGAACTAAGTTATTTGTGAATGGAGAATTAATAGCTGACAATCCCATATCCTCGCCTCGTTTACCGTACGTTCGTTATGCCACAATGAATAGTGGTGTCAATGAAATTATTTTGCAGGTGGAAAATAAAGCTTTTGCGCTTGGTGGTGGTATCTATATCTCCTTAAAATTTGGGACTCAGGAGCAAATATCAAGCCTGCGTGATTCCTTAGTGATGAATAATTGGATTACGATTAGTATTTTTCTAATTATGGGGCTTTATTTCATTGGATTGTATGGTCAATGGAACAACGATATCTTCTTGCTTTTCTTCTCAATATATTGCTTAGCAATGGGGGTATATTACGCTGTTAATGGTGAAGCCGTATGGTTCATGGTCTTTCCTGATACTCCAATATGGCTCATGCCCAGACTTCGATATGTAAGCTATATGGCTGCACATCTATCATTAATATTGTATATCTATACTTATTTTAAACATGTATCATCAAAGAGGTTGGTGTGGTTTGTCGTTGCAGTAGGTGTAGCTATTATCATTTATGAAATATTGTTCCCGAGAAATATTCCGTCATGGATGCTTATCGTTACTTATGTGTATATGTTTATTTCTATGATGTATGCAACGTATGTCATGTGCTTAGCGTTTTTACAGAAGATGGAAGGTGCAGTATACTTGATTGTTGGCTCAGTGGCAATGAGTATACCTATGTTAAAGCAGTATTTCTTAGTAACCGTAGGGGTAGAAAATTTCATCTTGTCATTTCCTTTTGAGCCGTTTGTTTTATTGTTAATGTTTGCTTTATTAATGTCTTTGCGTTATTCAAATGCGTTCAAAAGAAATACGCAATTATCGGAAGAACTATTGAAAGTTGATCAAGTAAAGGATGAATTTTTAGCGAAAACGTCTCATGAGTTAAGAACACCACTGCACGGTATTATTAATATTTCTTCCTTTTTGCTTGAAGAAGAAAAAGGGAGAATGTCAAAGAAATATAACGAGAATCTTTCGCTCATTCATGATACTTCGCTCAAGCTTTCCAATCTAGTGAACGATTTAATTGATGTTACTCGCTTGAGAAATGGAGAATTCAGGTTACAATCCACTACAGTGGATCTCAAAGTATCTACTCAAATCGTACTTGATGTACTTGCTTTTGAGATCAAAGGGAAACCTATTCAGTTGATAAGCAACATAAAGGATTCTGTCTTCGTAGTAGCGGATGAAAATAGACTGCGTCAAATTTTATATAATTTGATTTATAATGCGATTAAACATACAGAGCATGGGGAAATCATCATTACTTCCAAACCAGTAGATAATAAGGTGTATTTGTATGTCGAGGATACAGGGATCGGAATACCCGAAGAGAAACAAGAAGAGGTCTTTGGTTATTTTGAACAGTTGGATCAGCTTTCTCCGCAGGATGGTTATCAAAGTATGGGATTAGGATTATATATTAGTAGACAGCTCATTAACAAAATGAATGGCGAGATCAGGGTGGATTGGTCTGAAGTTGGACAAGGAACGAGAGTGGCTTTTACTTTGCCTAAAGCGGAGTATTCAGAACAAAAAGGTAGTGAAGATACACGGGCACAACCCCATATTTCTTCGAACTCTAGCCCACTACCACAACATGATTTTGATAGTGTACAAGCGTATGATCAAACGATTCTCATCGTAGATGATGAATCTACCAACATCCAAGTCTTATTGAATCTATTATCTAAACAGGGGTATAACGTCATCACTGCATTTTCTGGGAAAGAAGCCTTAAGGAAGATGGAAAAATATCATGACATTGACCTTGCCATATTGGATGTAATGATGCCTGTTATGTCCGGGATCGAGCTGTGTCGAGCCATTCGGGAGACGCATTCCTTGCTAGAATTACCAATCTTATTTGCAACGGCAAAGGATCGATCAGAAGATATTGAATTAGGGTTTAAAGCTGGAGCGAATGACTATATTACCAAACCGTTTGATAGTCATACGATTTTAGCTAGAATTCAAACGCTGCTTTCAATGAAAACCTCGATGGAAGAAGCTTTTCATAATGAAATGGCCTTTTTGCAGGCGCAAATTAAACCGCATTTTTTATATAATGCGATGAGTAATATTATTTCTTGTTGTTACACAGATGGGCATAAGGCAGCTCGCTTGTTAAATCATTTAAGTCAATATTTAAGAGTGATTTATAGTACGAATCATAAAACGATGTTTATTCCTCTGCATAGAGAAATGGATTTAATAAAAGCGTATGTTGAAATTGAAAAAGCTAGATTTGATCGTTTTGATTTTAGTTATCAAATGGCTGAAGGTCTCGAAGACGTTATTGTTCCATCTCTGTGTATCCAACCTTTTGTAGAAAATGCGATCCGCCATGGTCTTTTTAAGAAAAAAGGGAAAGGTCAGGTGACCTTAACCATTCTTGAAAAAGAGGAAAGTATTGAAGTAGTCATAGAAGATAATGGTGTGGGGATGCGAGATGATATTCTTAAACAGTTTGAACAAGGTGAAATAAACAACTCTGGAATTGGGATGACAAATATAAAGAAACGATTAGAATCGATTTCAGAGTCATTCATTAAGGTGAATTCAGTAATAGACCAAGGTTCGAAGGTGACATTGCGGTTACCTAAAATGATATAA
- a CDS encoding aspartate/glutamate racemase family protein, translating to MEHKILGVIGGMGPKATSVFFDKVVEKTEAHKDQDHIDMVILNHATIPDRTSVILEKNEKMFITAIKKDIELLEAAKVDHIAIPCNTSHYFYEDLQKMTDIDIIHMVDETVKKIVETYGANCKVGIMATSGTISSGIYDKSATKFNIDLSVPNQTLQDQIMKIIYNDIKNDLTADTNEIEAIIHDFIFKQNCSCVILACTEFSCIKLSEEIQSYCIDAMDVLVERSIELSGKQLKSLQQNKSNAAII from the coding sequence ATGGAACATAAAATCTTAGGTGTAATCGGTGGTATGGGACCGAAGGCAACATCCGTTTTTTTTGATAAAGTAGTTGAAAAGACAGAAGCACATAAAGACCAAGATCATATTGATATGGTCATCCTAAATCATGCTACTATCCCAGATCGAACTTCTGTGATATTAGAGAAAAATGAGAAAATGTTTATTACAGCCATAAAAAAAGATATAGAACTGCTTGAAGCAGCCAAGGTTGATCATATAGCTATACCCTGTAATACTTCACACTATTTCTATGAAGACCTTCAAAAAATGACCGATATAGATATTATCCATATGGTAGATGAAACAGTTAAAAAAATAGTTGAAACTTATGGTGCGAATTGCAAGGTTGGAATTATGGCTACAAGTGGAACCATAAGCAGTGGAATCTATGATAAAAGCGCAACAAAATTCAACATAGACTTAAGTGTGCCAAATCAAACCCTGCAAGATCAAATCATGAAGATCATCTATAACGATATAAAAAATGACTTAACAGCGGATACAAATGAGATCGAAGCTATCATCCATGACTTTATATTTAAACAAAATTGCAGCTGTGTGATCTTAGCATGTACTGAGTTTTCTTGCATAAAATTAAGTGAAGAAATTCAAAGTTACTGTATTGATGCAATGGACGTGCTTGTAGAAAGATCTATAGAGTTATCTGGAAAACAATTGAAGAGTTTGCAACAAAATAAATCAAACGCTGCGATCATCTAA
- a CDS encoding response regulator, translating to MMIVEDEQLILNLMKIVIERNKQLTIVGCFTNPLQALAELPSLKPDVAFLDIEMPEMMGLELAEKVLEADEDIQIVFTTAYEQYAIEAFKVPAVDYILKPITPEEIERVTNRLLKNHNHMRVIKDKTSQNQKESIFCLGTFEIRNEKQVVIKFPTRKTEELLAYFLIHPNQVVSKWRLTELLWADIDGHRSIQNLYNTIYRLKKTLKEHSKWITLKKVNEGYMLDMSNVKSDVDEFREYLQYHSASAISEENLVESERVFKLYKGPLFGLKDYIWKIGLEEQLEKQYSSLTRQIAHYYYSKGEFDEAEKILKTFLSLYPLHDKLNLMLLKLYSSDLDELNRLRSYYDDYVKLLKKELGATPPLETQHFMRRFK from the coding sequence GTGATGATTGTAGAAGATGAACAACTGATTCTAAATTTAATGAAGATTGTTATTGAAAGAAATAAGCAATTAACCATTGTAGGCTGTTTTACTAATCCTCTACAAGCATTAGCTGAGTTGCCATCATTAAAACCAGATGTTGCTTTTCTGGATATTGAGATGCCAGAAATGATGGGTTTGGAATTAGCAGAAAAAGTACTTGAAGCAGATGAGGATATTCAAATTGTTTTTACAACTGCTTATGAACAGTATGCTATAGAGGCCTTTAAAGTCCCAGCGGTTGATTATATTCTAAAACCTATAACACCAGAGGAGATTGAACGTGTAACAAATCGTTTATTGAAAAATCATAACCATATGCGTGTAATAAAAGATAAAACATCACAAAATCAGAAAGAATCCATTTTTTGCTTAGGGACATTTGAGATTAGAAATGAGAAACAAGTAGTTATAAAATTTCCTACTAGAAAAACAGAGGAGCTTTTAGCCTATTTTCTTATTCATCCTAATCAAGTCGTTAGTAAGTGGAGATTAACCGAATTGTTATGGGCAGACATAGATGGTCATCGTTCGATCCAAAATTTGTATAATACGATTTACCGATTAAAAAAAACCTTGAAAGAACATAGTAAATGGATCACTTTAAAAAAGGTTAATGAAGGTTATATGTTAGACATGTCAAACGTTAAAAGTGATGTTGATGAATTTCGAGAATACTTACAATATCATTCTGCTTCTGCTATATCGGAAGAAAACTTGGTTGAAAGTGAACGAGTATTTAAGTTATACAAAGGTCCTTTATTTGGATTGAAGGATTATATATGGAAAATAGGTTTGGAGGAACAATTAGAGAAACAATACAGTTCATTAACGCGGCAGATTGCACATTATTATTATAGTAAAGGAGAGTTCGATGAGGCAGAGAAGATATTAAAAACATTTCTATCCCTATATCCTCTACACGATAAACTCAATCTAATGTTATTAAAGCTGTATTCGTCGGATCTTGATGAACTGAATCGTCTTAGAAGTTATTATGATGATTACGTTAAATTATTAAAAAAGGAACTAGGTGCAACCCCTCCATTAGAAACTCAGCATTTTATGCGACGGTTTAAATAA